AAGACTAGATTGGTCGAGTGTAGTCTCAACTCTAATTGGTTTGTTTCTTGATCCAAATTCAAATGGAATGAACACCCTTATTACCAACAAAAAAACACTCTAGCCCCCAGGACATAGTCAAGTGGTAAATGAGTAGGTTGAAAACTTGTCTGAAAGTTTCTGAATTCGATTCTTAGGGGAAGTAGAATGCTTCTTTATGAGGAAAGACCTTAAGAATGATATTAGTGGTGCTAAGATCTATCACCCTGATCATTTGGGCACATTTCTCGATTTACTTCCTCAATGTAACTTTAGGGACAGGGTGGCTGAAGACGCCAGTAATAAggtgtaataaaaaaaaaatttaaaactattttgtcactcaattataatatttttagtgataCTCATATATTGATGtgatataaaaaacaaaatattaatatataaatattactaAAAATTGTAACGtttacaattttattaaatcgaAAAATGATTACTAATAATCCTAATCATCTCAATCTAATCTAAGCTtgatcatatttaattttatttttaatcatatttataCATACACGGGAACTAAATcaagataataaaattattgcTTGCAAGGGTTGAAAAGAACAAATATAATTTCCAAAAACTGTATGATAGAgatttaaaatacataattttttgaaaatatttacgtcttttttattatttataaaaataaaattattttcactcCAAACTACACTTATTTTTTACAATCCAAATCatgaaatgttttaaatatattttaattaaatatataaaataaaaaattattaaaaatattttataacccaaactaaaaaaaataagttcaatCCGAATCGAAAATAGTCCAACTTTATAACAACAAATTTCACTATTTTGGAGAACAGTAGAGCactgaaaaaatatatatatatatatattaaatattaaaattaattctaaaattcaaaattaactaaatataaataaaataaaagattaaaataaaattatacccaACTTTGGTGTAAGCACCGATGATAGTGATAGAATCGGTGCCAGAGAGGGGGTTTTTATTCACAGAtaaattttatcctcaaattatgaaatttattctcaaattttatctattttgataaaatttgatttagtGTAATTAAATTCCATTAAATTCAACTCCCtataattgaatttcatattttttttattccaaacataaaaagataaaattaaaaataaattcaattccACAAATTTCATTCATTCCAAACAGGGGGCAAAGTTTTTTACATGAAATTTATGCATAAAAATTCCTGTTTATTATAAGCATTCCAATGTAAATAAGGCCATCAAAGGATGGAATGCCAAATCCCAAAGGGAACACATCAAAGGCACAGTATACTTCATAATATCACAAGTAAATTGAAgcatttttcacaaaaagaatACGAACAACAGAGAGACACCACAAACCCAACCACGAAAGCAATCAACTCAACTACAAACCAAAGAACACCAATATCACCTCCTGCTCCACCCCCTCAGTGGGTTGCCTGGTTGTTTCCTCTGATGGCGGTTTGCGAGGGATTTCTTCTAGTTGCCATAGTAAAAGAGACTAAAACTCGAAAAGTACTTCATAGACAGGAAAAAGAAGTTAGCCCCACAGTGGGTGTCAAGTGATGATATTGAATCAATCACCAAGATCTATCTCAAACCAAATACATGCAAAGACAGAACTTTTGTCTTGCAAGAGAACTCCGCCACTCAAGTTAGCAAGGAAAAAATATACTAATATAAAGTGAACTTTTTCTAACATGATCATATCTCTAGGAGTTCATTCTTATTTATGGATGATGTGACTAAGAGTGTAGTTTAATTATTAGGTGGGAGAGATTTTCGATACATTAGAAAGATTCTTAGGTAACTAGATCTATAGGAGCAAACCAAGTTCACccaagtctttcatatcaacaATAAATCCAAATTCGTCAAATTAGCAAGTCTTTTCAAAGACGAAACTTAAAGATTTAAAGAACACGTGACACATTGTGATTGGCGAACTCGTAAGGGAAATGGAAATTCTTCCCCTTTAGTGGGATATAGCTTCATTACTGAAACCTAAGTATCTCTCGTtaaatttccttttcttggtcACAAGAACAATAACAGGTGGTTCAGAGCTTCATCTTAAATCTCCATTTATCTTCTTTCAAGTAAAATACTTCCTAGAACTGACACTTGCTGATATCGCTGCTGTAGCTCTTCAGGCACTGCATAAAAATAATGACCCAGAAACAGGAGTCTTGATGGTCCATTATGGATTTATGATCGCATTGCTAACTTGGTATTCCAACATCAAGAAATAACTTGAATTTTACATAAACATCATATATACGTATCTATCACATTCCTAAATAAGTCTCGAGATAGTTCTTGGGCATATGAAATATTCAATACTGAAAAGAATGAAACCCGATGGATGCTGCTTGGACTGGCTATGAAAGATGTCCCTTACGTATGAGGCTTTACACTTTGCGAGAGTCAAGAGagatttctatttttatatacatGCAGCATTTCGCTTGCTTCTTTGCAAAAAGATTGTTTCTATAACTCAACTCTATGACCTTTCAATCACAAAATAAACAACCATACTATTGCTGTCAAAACTTGCCCTATATATTGTGACTGGCTACATTTGGGGAAAATTACCAGGTTCAAAATTGACTGAAGCAGAGTTTGCCGCCAAGATGGACCCTAGAACCCTCTTCCTCGACGAAATCTAGTCCAAATTCCGAAGGTTTCTACCTCTGGCCCAAGTCAGAGTTAGAACTTCCAAGTTCATGTTAGGATTATTcctcaaaacaatttttaccATTCTTGTTTGTATGATAAGGCATCCACCCAATTTGGCCACCAAAAAGTTattattttctgaaattttatctttctctatttccaGAGGGTGAAATCAAGTTGGGGTTTTAGGTCCTCTGCTGCTGAAATCAAATATGTTTTCTCACGTCATACCCAGGTCAGGTCAGAGTTACCTAGTCCTGAAGTTGGAAATCAAAGTGATTTTGGGTCTATTCTTCATATAATCCAGCCTATTAAATGTTTAAAGGTTCTTTTTCAAGTTTGAACTTCAACTTGAAAACTTATGCCTTAAGATTTTGAGTATCTCAATATAGGACCCTTAGCTGTAAGCAGATTTCCAGACATCTTTCCAAAATCTATCTCCTTCCTTCAAGTTTGGACATATAGGGTACAACACTATATATCCTCTGTAGCTACCTAGTGCAGCTGCTATTGCAAAACTGCTACCAGTATGAGTACCATCTGAAGTCAGAGAGGACTTTGCACCATTGTCTATTACCAGATCCAACTACTAGGTAATTGCCACTAACACTTTCCCTCGCAATCCTCAAACTGAGTTATTCTTGTCTATTATCTATACTTCCTTGACAATAAGAACAATCCAATCCTATACTTGCAACTTCATTTGTCTTAAACCATTGCATAATTTCACAAACAAGTATCATTGAGAAGGCAGTTATGCTTACATCTTGAAATACCTTGAAGTGCACATTACATCCGTCAGAGCCCATACTCTTTGTAGTGGGAGCTGGAGCTGCAGATCCTCCAGAGGCGACGGTTTCATGCTGAATGGTTCGAGGACCCAGAATTGGCATAGCACTACCAATACCAAAAACCATGCCTGCACAAAAGACAGAACACAACagtcataaattattttcagaCTTGTTACCTGATTGGATAAACATGGCCAATAGTAACAAATGAATCTCCCTAAATTGCTGCAACAATGAAACACTAAAAATGTAAGAGAGCACAAACAGAAAATTgttcaaaaattaattgtacATATGTTCAAATGTGTTGGCACGAGGTCAGGGCCCAGccaacataatttaaaatatgcaaGAGGTCTGAGATTCACAAC
This window of the Diospyros lotus cultivar Yz01 chromosome 5, ASM1463336v1, whole genome shotgun sequence genome carries:
- the LOC127802489 gene encoding uncharacterized protein LOC127802489, with product MLRSPSLPFKSLKLCIFLSSIASYRCFINLVIMHRRSSRGMVFGIGSAMPILGPRTIQHETVASGGSAAPAPTTKSMGSDGCNVHFKVFQDYFSSFSLFYYGN